In the Urocitellus parryii isolate mUroPar1 chromosome 1, mUroPar1.hap1, whole genome shotgun sequence genome, ATGCCTTGCTGAGTGGATTTGTCACTGGTGCCTCCTTCACTATTCTTACATCTCAGGCCAAATATCTTCTTGGGCTCAGCCTTCCTCGGAGTAGTGGCGTGGGCTCATTTATCACTACCTGGATTCATATCTTCAGAAACATCCATAAGACCAATCTCTGTGATCTCATCACCAGCCTTTTGTGCCTTTTGGTCCTTCTGCCAACCAAAGAACTCAATGAGCGCTTCAAGTCCAAACTCAAGGCACCAATTCCTACCGAACTAATTGTTGTCGTGGCGGCCACTTTAGCCTCTCATTATGGAAAACTAAATGAGAATTACAATTCTAGTATAGCTGGACATATTCCCACTGGGTTTATGCCACCCCAAGCACCAGATTGGAGCCTAATTCCTAGTGTGGCTGTAGATGCAATAGCTATTTCTATCATTGGTTTTGCTATAACTGTATCACTTTCTGAGATGTTTGCCAAGAAACATGGTTACACGGTCAGAGCAAATCAGGAAATGTATGCCATTGGCTTTTGCAATATTATCCCTTCCTTCTTCCACTGCATTACTACTAGTGCTGCTCTTGCAAAGACATTGGTTAAAGAATCAACAGGTTGCCAAACTCAGCTTTCTGCTGTGGTGACAGCCCTTGTTCTTTTGTTGGTTTTACTGATAATTGCACCTTTATTCTATTCCCTTCAGAAATGTGTCCTTGGTGTGATCACTATTGTAAATCTTCGGGGAGCCCTTTGTAAATTTAGAGATGTGCCCAAGATGTGGAGGGTTAGCAGAATGGATACAGTTATATGGTTTGTTACTATGCTATCCTCTGCATTGATAAGCACTGAAATAGGCCTGCTTGTTGGAGtttgtttttctatgttttgtgtcATCCTCCGCACCCAGAAGCCAAAGATTTCATTGCTTGGTTTGGTGGAAGAGACTGAAATCTTTGAATCCATATCTGCTTACAAGAACCTTCAGACTAAGCCAGGCATTAAGATTTTCCGCTTTGCAGCTCCACTGTACTACATAAACAAAGAATGCTTCAGATCTGCTTTATACAAAAAAACTCTAAACCCAGTCTTGGTAAAGGCAGCTCAGAAGAAGGCAGCAAAGATAAAGCTCAAAGAGGAAACGGTGACTCTCAGTGGAATCCAGGATGAAGTTTCAATGCAACTTTCCCATGATCCTTTGGAGCTGCATACTATAGTGATTGACTGCAGTACAATACAATTTTTAGATACAGCAGGGATCCATACACTGAAGGAAGTTCGTAGAGATTATGAAGCCATTGGTATCCAAGTTCTGCTGGCTCAGTGCAATCCCTCTGTGAGGGATTCTTTGGCCAGAGGAGAATATtccaaaaaggaagaagaaaatcttCTTTTCTATAGTGTGTACGAAGCAGTGGCTTTTGCAGTAGAATCTCAAAAGCAGAAAGGAATATGTGTTCTCAATGGTCTGAGTCTGTCCGGTGATTGAGAAAGTAGTTGAAAGGAAGAATGTCAAGCCAATaggttaaaattttaagtgtgcaACGTTTTCCAATAATTTCAAGTTGCACACTTGAAATTATTCTTCCTTTGAAGTTTATGGCCTTTGTATATTCTCAAATGCAGCAGAGCTTATTGTTGGGcaaagttaaaaagaagaaaatgttgtaGTTTCAAGCTTTCATACAGATATGAAGTATTTGGGGGATGCAATAAATATCTACTGAATTAAAGAGTACAGTAGTCCCAAGACTATTACCACCTTGTTTTAGGGGCTATACATTTGGACTCTTTCTCCTCCAAGCAGAAAAGGAGTGAAGTTGGGATTTGCATTAGAAATATTTGTGCCTTTGCTTGGCTCTGTagacaggaaggagaagaagTCAGGGAGAGTGTTGAGCCTGCCCTTGAACGAGCAGCATAAGGGCTTGTGAAGCATGAGGACCTAACTAGACAAGCTTGTTCTTGTGCTTCTCTATTCCCAGTCTTTGTTCCCCAGATAGCAGTAGGATCTCTGGATTTCAGGAGGAGAGAACCAGTCCTATCCTTAAGGCAGGGAACTGTAGGCACAGTCTCATTATGAGTCTGATGGCCAGCAGGTTTGTGACATACTAACATTTTACAGAATAACCTTGGtgatatatttaatgttttagtcATAGCTTTTTGTTTAAGGTCAGTAGTTCAGCAAAGAGTTCGTCAAAATTAGAAATGTTCTGCAttgggaattctttttttctgtggtcTTTATCTGACCATTTATCTACCATTAAGCTCTGTTTCAGCATTAAGTTATCCtagtgtgttttcccatggaATCTGTCCTAAGCTGGCATTTCTGAATATCAATTTCAGTCATGTCAGATAAAGCAGGAGCtgattttgccttttcttaagtattttaat is a window encoding:
- the Slc26a2 gene encoding sulfate transporter, whose amino-acid sequence is MSLESKEQHDLSPRDSAEGNDSLPSGVLLKPQKESSTDLKQFETNDQRSSYPRIHMEPQEKSHTNIKQFVIKKLQKSCQCSPTKVKNMIFDFLPVLRWLPKYDLKKNILGDVMSGLIVGILLVPQSIAYSLLAGQEPIYGLYTSFFASIIYFIFGTSHHISVGIFGVLCLMIGEVVDREVHKAGSDIAPSLEVILNRSTLVNQTLDRVCDKSCYAIKVGSTVTFMAGVYQVAMGFFQVGFVSVYLSDALLSGFVTGASFTILTSQAKYLLGLSLPRSSGVGSFITTWIHIFRNIHKTNLCDLITSLLCLLVLLPTKELNERFKSKLKAPIPTELIVVVAATLASHYGKLNENYNSSIAGHIPTGFMPPQAPDWSLIPSVAVDAIAISIIGFAITVSLSEMFAKKHGYTVRANQEMYAIGFCNIIPSFFHCITTSAALAKTLVKESTGCQTQLSAVVTALVLLLVLLIIAPLFYSLQKCVLGVITIVNLRGALCKFRDVPKMWRVSRMDTVIWFVTMLSSALISTEIGLLVGVCFSMFCVILRTQKPKISLLGLVEETEIFESISAYKNLQTKPGIKIFRFAAPLYYINKECFRSALYKKTLNPVLVKAAQKKAAKIKLKEETVTLSGIQDEVSMQLSHDPLELHTIVIDCSTIQFLDTAGIHTLKEVRRDYEAIGIQVLLAQCNPSVRDSLARGEYSKKEEENLLFYSVYEAVAFAVESQKQKGICVLNGLSLSGD